In Phycisphaerae bacterium RAS2, the DNA window GCGTCGCCAGCGCTGCGCGGCCGGGCCTAGCCCGCCAGTTGCGCGTAGCGATCTGCAACCAGTGCTGCATCGCCGGCTCCTTGTGACTCGATGACGCCGGTGAATCGGCCCTCGCGCAGGACGTGAACCCGGTCGGCGAATGCGGCGGCGGCCGGTTCGTGCGTGACCATGAGCACGGTGGTGGCGGTTTGCAGCGCGAGATCGCGCAGTAGCCGCCAGATCTCCTCGGACGAAGTCGGATCGAGGTTGCCCGTCGGCTCGTCAGCGAGGATGACATCCGGCTCGTTCATGAGCGCGCGGGCGATGGCGACGCGCTGCTGCTCGCCGCCGGAGAGTATTGCAGGGCGATGGCGCAAGCGGTGTTCCAAGCGCACCGTCTTGAGCAATTCACGGGCGCGGGACTCGGCGCGGGCAGCCGGCATTCCGTCGATGAGCCGCGGCAGCATGACGTTTTCCAGCGACGTAAGCGTGGGCAGGAGATTGAACGCCTGAAACACGATGCCTAGCCGCCGGCGACGAAAGAGCGTGCGCGCTTCATCGGACAGGCGCGAGAGGTGCTGCTCGGCGACGATGATCTCGCCGCGGTCGGGAAGGTCCAACCCGCCGACCAGATGCAGGAGTGTTGTCTTGCCGGAGCCGCTCGCTCCCATGATGGCGACGAACTCACCGCGATGGACCGTCAGACTGACGCCTTGCAGGGCGCGGATGGCCTCGTCGCCGAGGTGGTAGGTCTTGTGAACGTCGGCGATGGCGATGACCTGGGCCATGGGGTCGCGTTGTCGGGAGGTTTTGTCGGCGGCTATGATGGGATTACCTGCCGATCGAACGGGCGTTTGGGAACCATGCGCATTCTTCTCACGTCGGACCTGCATTACAACATCGCGCGAAGCCAGGAGCCGACGCGCGACGTGGCGCGCCGAATTTGTCAGGCCGGGGGCGACTGCCTCGTCTTTGTGGGAGACAGCGCCTCGTGCAACCTCGCGATTCTAGACGAGGTATTCGGACTTTTCGAGGCGTTCCCGGGGCCGCGACTCGCCGTCGCGGGCAATCACGAGTTGTGGGTGCCGCGCGGACGCGCCGCAGCCGGCAACGGAAGCGGCAGCAACGGCCACGTCGGCGCGTGTGCCGTGCCCGGAGGCGACTCACTGCACCGCTATGAGAACGAAATCGCAGAAGCTTGCGTTCGCAGCGGCGTGCATTACCTCGATGCATCGCCGTTTTATCTGGGAGACGTGGCCATCGTCGGCAACGTCGGGTGGTACGATTTTTCCTACCGGCCCAGCGCGATGCGTGTGCCGCTGCGGTTCTATCAGCATAAAGTCGCGCCCGGCGCGGCGGCGTACTTCGAGGAGCATCGGCACCTGCTCGACGGGCACGAGGACGTCGGTCCGATCGGGCGCGAAATCACCTGTCGATGGATGGACGGCGTGCACGTGAAGCTGCCGATGAGCGACGTGGCGTTCACGCAGCATCTGGCGGACAAACTGCGGCGGCATTTGGAAGAGGCGTCGGCGCGGGCGAGCCGCGTCGTGGCGGCGGTGCATCACCTGCCGTTCGCTGATCTTGTGCCGCACAGCCCGATCCCGAATTGGGAGTTTGCAACGGGGTTTCTGGGAAGCGAACTGTTCGGTGAGCTGCTGCTGGATCATCCGAAAGTGTCGCACGCGTTCTGCGGGCACTCGCACCGCTCGCGCCGCTGTCGCAAACAAGGGCTGGAATGCGTAAGCATCGGTTCGACGTATCGGGAGAAGCAGTACGAGGTGCTTGAGATATGAATGGCGAATTGCGAATAGCGAAGAGCGAATTGCATCGCGCAGATTACGAGAGAAGCGCCTTCAAGTTCAAAGCGATCGCGCCCGCCCTGAACCGTCGAGCGGCGCGAGCGCGGCTTGGCCGTTTGGCGGGATGCGCGCTGGCGATGCTGACTGTTTTCGCGCCCGCGTTGATTGCCCCGGCCCGCGCCCAATCCGGCGAACGCTCGCGCGAGCAAAGTCGCGCTGCCCGCGAGACGCCCGTCTCGCGCGTGTTCGCGCAGGCCAGTCCGGCGGTGGTCAACCTTTCCACGACGCAGATCGTCACCGTGCGTGACCCGCTCAACGAGATCTTCAACATGCCGATGTTCGCCCCGCGCCGCTACCAGACACACTCGGTCGGCTCGGGCTTCATCATTCACCCGGACGGTTTTCTCGTAACCAATGCGCACGTGGTCGCACAGGCTGCCGAGTGCAAGGCGCTCTTCGCCGACGGGCGGGAGTTGCCCGTGGAGGAAGTCGCGATCGACCGGGCACACGACATCGCCGTCATGCGCGTGCGCGCCGAGCAGCCGCTGCCGGCGCTGCGACTGGGTCGAAGCGATGACCTGATGCCGGGCGAGGCGGTTGTCGCAATCGGCAATCCGATGGGGCTGGGTCACACCGTGACGACCGGCATCGTCAGCGCCTTGAATCGCGAGTTGAAATTCGGGCGCGGCGTGACGTACGACGGGCTGATTCAGATCGACGCGCCCATCAACCCCGGCAACTCCGGCGGGCCGTTGCTCAACGTGCTGGGCGAGGTGATCGGCGTGAACTCGGCCATTCGCGGCGATGCGCAGAACATCGGCTTCGCGATTCCCGCCGATCGGGTGTGCGCGTTGCTGCCGGAGCTGCTCGACGTCGAGCGCGTGCGCGGCGTGTCGCTCGGCGCGAAGTTCGAGGGACCGGCCGGCCTGAAGTCGCAACCCGCATCGACGGCCGACCTCTCGCACGGCGTGCGCGTGCGCGCCGTGGAGCCGGGTTCGCCGGCGGCGAAGGCCGGTCTGGCGGCGGGCGATGTGATCACCGAGATCGACGGGACCGCGACCCGCGACTACATCGACGCGTTCGGCGTCTTGCGCACCGCGCCGACCGGCCGCGCGATGCCGCTGCGTGTGCTGCGCGACGGGAAACCGCGGCAGGTCAAGCTTGCGCTGGAACCGCAAAGCGGCATTGAGACGCAGAAGGTGCTCTGGGCGCGGTTCGGCCTGCGTCTGGCCGACCTGAAGCCCGACGAAATGAAGCGGCTTGGTATGAGCCGCGCGCTGGGGCTGCTGGTGAAGGAAGTGCAGAACGGTTCGCCGGCGGCGCGCGTCGGCATCGCGCCGGGGCATGTCATCACGATGTTCGGCGGGTGGCCCGTCGAATCGCTCGAGAAGCTCGCGCCGCTGCTGGCGCAGGTCAATCGCGGCGACGGCATTCCGTTTCGCATTCTGCAAATCACGGTCGAGGGTTGGTCGCGCGACGATGTGATCGTCGCTGCAAGGTAGTCGCCGCCATGCACGTGGTCATCGCGCCGGACAAGTTCAAGGGTGTGCTTTCGGCGCGCGAAGCGGCCGACGCGATCGCCGTCGGCGTTCGTCGTGCGCGGCCCGATGCGACGGTGACGCTGCAACCGATGGCCGACGGCGGCGAGGGGACGCTGGACATTCTCGTTGATGCGGCGCGGGGAAATCGACGGCACGTCGAGGCGCACGGCCCGCTGGGCGATCCGGTCACCGTGGTCGTTGGGCTGGTGGATCAGGCGTCGCGCGCGGTGGTGGAGCTGGCGCGCGTGAGCGGTCTGTCGCTTGTGCCGCCGTCGCGGCGCGACGTGATGCGCGCGAGCACGTTCGGCCTCGGCGAGGTGCTTCGCCGCGTGGTGGAGAGCGATCTGGACCGGGTGACGCTGGCGGTCGGCGGCAGCGCGACGGTCGACGGCGGCGCGGGCATGATGCAGGCGCTGGGGGCGACGTTCTACGACCATCGCGGGCATGTGATCGAGCGGCCGATCGGCGGGGGCGATTTACTTGACATTCGTCGCTTTGTTTGGGATCGCGCGCCGGAAGGAATCGCGGACGCGGTGTTTACGATCGCCGTCGACGTGCTCAATCCGGCGACGGGGCTGAGCGGCGCGGCGGCTGTTTTCGCGCCGCAGAAGGGCGCCGATGCCGACGGCGTGAAGCGGCTGGAGGCGGGCTTGACGCATTGGGCCGATCTGCTGGCGGAAGCAACCGGGCGCGATGGGCGACACGAACCAGGCACCGGCGCGGCCGGCGGCGTGGCGCTGCCGTTGCTGGCGCTCTGCTCGACGCAGATCGAGCCGGGGATTGATCTCGTGATGGAGGCGACGCAGTTCGCCGCGGCGCTGTCGTCGGCCGATCTGCTGATCACGGGCGAGGGCCGGCTGGATCGGCAGTCGACGATGGGCAAGGTCGTGGGGACGCTGGCGCGAATGGCGCGGGCGGCCGACGTCCCGGTGGCGGCGATTGTCGGCGCGGTGGGTGAGGGCGCGGACGAGTGCCTCGCGATGCTGGATGGATGCTATGAGTTAGGCGGGCCGCTCGAGGAGACGGCGGCGCGCTTGGCGGCGATGGGCGAGCGCGCGGCGAAAGAGATGTTATAAGAATGCGGAACGGAGAAGGGGTTGGCGTCGAGCCGGCGAATCTCCGGTCTCGGTCCAAGATTTCTTTATTCGCAATTCTGCATGCGCAATTTCAAAGGAAAGGCCCGCCGACGCGATTGCGCCGACGGGCCTTCTTCGATTGGTCATACAATGAGAATGTGCGAAGCGAGATCAGGCCTTGCGCTTCGATACGCCCTTGCCTTCCCAGCACTTGGTCTTCGCGCCGAGAAAGCCGACGGTTGATTCGGTCATCTCCCAGTTCATCGTGTTATTGTCGGGCATGGTAATCGTGCCGCAGAACTCGGTCGGCTTACCGGTCATCGGGCTGATGTAATTCGACTTCATGCACCAGCACTTCTTGGCCTCATCCCACCACATCGTGCCGTTGCTGGCCTCGCCCATGCTGCTGAACCAAGAGGACTTGAACTTCTTCGTGACCGGGCAGTACGTAAAGATGCCCATGCCCTGCATGGTGCCCATCTCGCCCATCGAGAACGTGCTGCGCTCGATGACGACGCGCTTGTCGAGGTCCCATGTGGATTCCGAGCTTCCTGTGCCCGTCATCTTGCTGCCATCGGGCATGGTCATTTCGGCCGTGGTCTCCCACTTGCCGACCCACGGGTTGAGCTGATCCAATTCAGCCGGGCGCGGCGGGGGCTGCATCGCCGAGGGGTCCATGTTGTTCATGCCCTGCTGCTGCGAGCAGCCGGCGAGAACAGCAAAGCAACAGGCGCAACACAGCGCAAGGGCGGACAATCGTCGGGTCATGGGAAGGCTCCTTCAATAGAATGGGGTTGATGGGTACATCGAACGACTCACCGGGGGCATAGTGTATCGCCGGCGGCGCGGTTGCATAGGGCTTGCCGGGGCCGGGAGGCCTGTTTTCAATGGTCGCCATGGCGGAACGACCGTTCGATGCGATGGTTCTGGGGGTGGGCGCGATGGGGGCCGCCGCCTGCTACCACTTGGCCCAGCGAGGCTTGCGCGTCGTCGGGCTGGAGCAGTTCGACCTTTGTCACGACCGGGGGAGTTCGCACGGCCGATCGCGCGTCTTTCGCAAGGCGTATTTTGAAGACCCGCGGTACGTGCCGCTGTTGCACGAGGCGTACGCGGCCTGGGGCCGGCTCGAGCAGGAGACCGGGCAAACGCTTCTTAATTTCGTCGGATGTCTTAATATCGGGCGGGCCGATCATCCGTGCCTTCGCGGGGTGCGCGCCAGCGTCACGCAACACGGGCTGGCGCACGAAGTGCTCTCGGCCGAGGAGGTGCGCCGGCGGCATCCAGCGTTTGAGCCGCCGCCGGATCACGTCGCGGTGTACGAGGCCGACGCGGGATATCTCTGCCCGGAGGACTGCGTGCGCGCGATGGCTGATCGGGCGCGGCGCGCCGGCGCGGAGCTGCGTGAGCGAACGGTCGTGCGAAGCTGGCGCGCGCTCAAGCCGGCGGGCGCGGGCGGCGCGGCTGTGCGTGTCGAGACCGACGACGGCGCGATCGTGGCGGGCGCGCTGGTCATCACGGCCGGGGCGTGGCTGCCGAGCATCGCCGCGGAGCTGGGCCTGCCGCTGACCGTCGAGCGACAGGTGCAGGCGTGGTTCACGCCGAAGGAGCCAGCGCGCTTCGCGCCGGGCACGATGCCGGTGTTCATTCACTTTCTGGATGGTGACGTAAACACGGCATCTGCGAGCGCCGCGAACCTGTCCGGCGCGTTCTACGGGATTCCCGATCACGGCCAAGGCGTGAAGATCGCCCGGCATCACGGCGGCACGGCGACCACCGCCGACACGGTCGATCGCGCCGCGCATCCCGCCGACGAGGCCGACATCCGGCGATACATCCGCGCGCACATGCCGACGGCCGACGGGCCGCTGCGCGACGCGAAGGTCTGCCTGTACACCAACACGCCGGATGACCATTTCGTGATCGACCGCCATCCGTCGCACGAGAACGTCTTCCTCGCCGGCGGCTTCAGCGGCCACGGCTTCAAGTTCGCCCCCGTCGTCGGCGAAGCGCTGGCCGATCTCGTGACCACCGGTCATTCGCGCCTGCCGGGAGAGTTGTTTGCGATGGGGCGATTTGCGATGCGATAGCCTTACCCTGAAGCGCCCAATCTCCATAAGGGAGGGCGCGAGGGCTCAGCATCTGGCACTTGCCTGCTGGACCCGACCTGCTCATGGATAAGGAAGTGCTCTCGGGCGAAGCCCGCTGCAGATGGTGGGAAAGGGGAGCAAGATGGAGTCAATTAGATTGCAATTAGTAAAATAAAGAATACAATTCACACTCTTGCAAAATAGGCACGAGACTCCCGATGCACTTAAGACCTGCTAAGCAAAGAGAAAGGATGGGCGATGCCACTTACATTCTCACCAGGCCAACACATTGGGGGCTTTATTGTTGAAGACGGCATACCTACGGGGGAATTTAGCGAAACGTGGAGGTGTCGCAATCCGATCTCTGGGCGAGTCGGAATTCTAAAGGGACTAAAGTGCGAACTCCTGAATCCAAACGTTGAGGTGCTTAAGCAGCTGGATTTGGTAACTCGGGGCCGCGAGGAAGTGAAGATACTAACTGCTCTCTTTGACCGCAAGTTAGCCTTTATCCCAAACGTCTACGATGTATTTGAAGTTCCAGATGGCAGAGTGTTTTTTCTATCCGAGTTCATTCCTGGCCGCTCAATTCAATCCATAATCCCCGATCAGACAGTTCCCATGGAGAGCAGGGCAAAGATTGCGTTTCTTCTTCTATCTGCTCTTAAGCGCGTCCACTCTCTTGGAATCATCCATCGAGATATCGCGCCGGATAACCTTATAGCACGAGACGATTTTAGTATTGCATTGTTAGATTTCGGGTTGGCGAAGATAAAATCTGAAGTTCTGTTGAGAAAATACTCGGCTCGCACTCTCACTCCAATTTCCAAAATAAAATACACTCCTCCGTATTGCTTGCTTGGCATACATAGCGGTCGCTCGGTTGAATCCAATGAATCTTGGGACTTGTATGCAGCTGGAGTCGTAATCTACGAGTTGTTTTCTCGCAACCTGCTGCCTGGGCCAACTGTAAATCTGTCGAACGACGAAATTCAAAGTGTACCATGCGTCGATACGTTAAGGGCGTTATTGGCTCACGCTCAGCCAAACGCAAAATCAACTGCAGAGACTTTGCTCGATTCACTATATGACGAACTTCGCCAAGCTAACTTGCATCAAGACATCGAGATGAGTGCTCCCAGTGATCTAATTGAAAAAATGAAAAGTGACATGGCGATGATGAAGGCAGAGCTTAAGCGCGGCCGAGAGCCTATCAGTTTCGAAACCGTTGTTCAGTACTTAACACGATTCGGAGTCGTCTTTGAGGCGAATCCCAGTGACGAATTTGTCAAGATATCTTCAGATAGCGGTGCCGGGCCAATGACCGTGGTGATAGACGCGCAACACTTGAAGAAACAGACTCTACTATTCGTAATGCCTAGTTTGAGGCGATGCAGACCTTCACCGAAGGTGCGAGGATTCATCAATGATTGCAATATCGCCGTTCGTCACGGAAGGTTTCTATGGTCGGAGGTGGATGAGGGGATCAGGTTTGCCGACGGGTATCTACTTCCTGACGGCTACCTTGCCTATGACGACTTCAGAAGAGTACTCGCCCAGACCTTTACGACCGGCGTCGATTCCTCAAAGGAGTTTGATAAGCGGTTTGAGAAGCGCAGCACGAAATGATGAGTTACTCGTGCCCGTGTGTTTGCATTGTCTGCATATAGCACAGGACGTGTTTAAATGGGGCGAAGTGCCTCCCGGAGAGAATTGGGGAGGTGCTTCGCATTAACTCGCAAGTTGTTTGGTGTGCATCAGAGTTTCACGGGCTAGTTTCAAAATGCAGACCACTTTTCTCTGAAATTTGAGATCCCCTCACGGTTCCTTCCACTGCACCTCCACCCAGTAATCCAGTCCGAGAGACAGGGCCTTGCGGACTGGCGCGGTGACGAGATAGAGGCACAGGGCCGAGGCGGCGATGAAACCTCGCCAGAGCCAGGGGCGCGACGGCGCGGGGAAGACCCACAGCATCGCGATGAGATACAACCCGGTGATCAGCGCCATGCTGACGTACATGAACAGCCACGTGTCCGGCTCGCGGCGGCGCAGCGCCAGGCCGCACACAGCGCAGCATTCGCGGACCGGCCGATGCCACGCCATTCGCCGCAGCCGGCGTGGTGCGCCGCTCGAAGATGACGGCGGATTGTTCGCGTCGGGCGCACGGGGCGCGTTGGTTCCATCGGGTGCGCTTGGCGCATCGCTCGGATCGCGCTCGGCGGGTGCGTCCGTCGTTTCGTTCGGATCAAGCGCGTCGTGCGGGTCTTCAAAGATCGCGCCGTCCCCACATCGCGGGCAGCGCAGCCGCAGGCAGGAATTGAAGATTCGAATGGCGTCACGAAATGGCATGATGAGAGTTCATTCGCACGGTGCATCGGGGGCACGCCATTTGGTTGTGCGGCATTGGATGGTGCGTCGAGGACGCACCCTACGACTCACGCATCACGCCGCTACGCCCACTTCCACGCGCGCATCTTTTCCAGCAGCGGCGCATCGGTGAGGTTCAGGTGCAGCGGCGTGACGCACACGTACCCCTGGCGCACGACGTGCAGATCGGTCTCGATCGCGTCGTCCAGTTCGCCGAAATCGCCGCTCAACCAGAAATACTCGCGGCCCGATGGATCGGTCCGCCGCTCCAACGTCTCCAGCGTTGACTGCGTGCTCTGCGGCGCGATGCGCACGCCGAGCGGCCAGCCCGGCCGCAGTTCTGGAATGTTCACGTTGAACACCTGCCGCGGCAGCGGCGACTTGGCGGCGATCTGCGCGATGATGTCCTTCGCGATGGCGCCCGCACGATCAAAGTCCATGTCGCGATACAGTTTGAGCGAGACCGCGACGGCCGGCACACCGAGGATCGCGCCTTCGATCGCCGCGGCGACCGTGCCGGAGTAGAGCACGTGGATGCCGGTGTTCAGTCCGGCGTTGATGCCGGAGACGACGAGGTCCGGGCGTTGCGGCAGCAGCGCGTGCAGGGCGAGCTTCACGCAGTCGGCGGGCGTGCCGTGGACGCTGGTTCCCTCGAACTTGCCGCTGACGTGAACGCGCTGGCAGGTCAGCGGGCTGCGGATGGTGATGGCGTGCGAGCCGCCGGATTGGACATTCTCCGGCGCGACGACATCGACCTGGTGCGACGCGGCAAGTTGCGCGTGCATGGCCATGATGCCGGGTGCGAAGATACCGTCGTCGTTGGTAAGCAGGATGCGCATGGGGGCGAATTGTAGGTCGCGCGGGGCGCGGCTACAATTTCGACCGCCCGGCCAAGCTCTTCACGCCGCGCCGTCGCCGGGCCGATCCCGATCGTCGACACCATGGCAACCGATCCGCCGATTGCTCGCCCGATTTCAGCGCCGACCGTTCCGACGGCCGGCCTGCGCTTCCTGCCGGTCTTTCTCGGCGCGGCGACGATCGGGGCCTCGGTCTTCGCGGCGTTTCACCCCGCGCTCACGGCCGGCATGGTCGGCTCGGCCGACCGCGCGATCCTTGTGGAGTCGCAGCGCGACGCGTGGATGATGTGCTCGGACGCGAAGCGGTTCTCTGTCCAACTCGTGTCGCCGCGCCGAGCCGCCGTGTCGCTCTCGCCGCTGACGCGCGTGTCGTATGCCGTGGACGCGTACCTGTCCGATACGCCGCTGGT includes these proteins:
- the soxA gene encoding Monomeric sarcosine oxidase, translated to MVAMAERPFDAMVLGVGAMGAAACYHLAQRGLRVVGLEQFDLCHDRGSSHGRSRVFRKAYFEDPRYVPLLHEAYAAWGRLEQETGQTLLNFVGCLNIGRADHPCLRGVRASVTQHGLAHEVLSAEEVRRRHPAFEPPPDHVAVYEADAGYLCPEDCVRAMADRARRAGAELRERTVVRSWRALKPAGAGGAAVRVETDDGAIVAGALVITAGAWLPSIAAELGLPLTVERQVQAWFTPKEPARFAPGTMPVFIHFLDGDVNTASASAANLSGAFYGIPDHGQGVKIARHHGGTATTADTVDRAAHPADEADIRRYIRAHMPTADGPLRDAKVCLYTNTPDDHFVIDRHPSHENVFLAGGFSGHGFKFAPVVGEALADLVTTGHSRLPGELFAMGRFAMR
- a CDS encoding Calcineurin-like phosphoesterase superfamily domain protein, which produces MRILLTSDLHYNIARSQEPTRDVARRICQAGGDCLVFVGDSASCNLAILDEVFGLFEAFPGPRLAVAGNHELWVPRGRAAAGNGSGSNGHVGACAVPGGDSLHRYENEIAEACVRSGVHYLDASPFYLGDVAIVGNVGWYDFSYRPSAMRVPLRFYQHKVAPGAAAYFEEHRHLLDGHEDVGPIGREITCRWMDGVHVKLPMSDVAFTQHLADKLRRHLEEASARASRVVAAVHHLPFADLVPHSPIPNWEFATGFLGSELFGELLLDHPKVSHAFCGHSHRSRRCRKQGLECVSIGSTYREKQYEVLEI
- the glxK gene encoding Glycerate kinase, which gives rise to MHVVIAPDKFKGVLSAREAADAIAVGVRRARPDATVTLQPMADGGEGTLDILVDAARGNRRHVEAHGPLGDPVTVVVGLVDQASRAVVELARVSGLSLVPPSRRDVMRASTFGLGEVLRRVVESDLDRVTLAVGGSATVDGGAGMMQALGATFYDHRGHVIERPIGGGDLLDIRRFVWDRAPEGIADAVFTIAVDVLNPATGLSGAAAVFAPQKGADADGVKRLEAGLTHWADLLAEATGRDGRHEPGTGAAGGVALPLLALCSTQIEPGIDLVMEATQFAAALSSADLLITGEGRLDRQSTMGKVVGTLARMARAADVPVAAIVGAVGEGADECLAMLDGCYELGGPLEETAARLAAMGERAAKEML
- the mucD_6 gene encoding putative periplasmic serine endoprotease DegP-like precursor, which gives rise to MNGELRIAKSELHRADYERSAFKFKAIAPALNRRAARARLGRLAGCALAMLTVFAPALIAPARAQSGERSREQSRAARETPVSRVFAQASPAVVNLSTTQIVTVRDPLNEIFNMPMFAPRRYQTHSVGSGFIIHPDGFLVTNAHVVAQAAECKALFADGRELPVEEVAIDRAHDIAVMRVRAEQPLPALRLGRSDDLMPGEAVVAIGNPMGLGHTVTTGIVSALNRELKFGRGVTYDGLIQIDAPINPGNSGGPLLNVLGEVIGVNSAIRGDAQNIGFAIPADRVCALLPELLDVERVRGVSLGAKFEGPAGLKSQPASTADLSHGVRVRAVEPGSPAAKAGLAAGDVITEIDGTATRDYIDAFGVLRTAPTGRAMPLRVLRDGKPRQVKLALEPQSGIETQKVLWARFGLRLADLKPDEMKRLGMSRALGLLVKEVQNGSPAARVGIAPGHVITMFGGWPVESLEKLAPLLAQVNRGDGIPFRILQITVEGWSRDDVIVAAR
- the lolD_4 gene encoding Lipoprotein-releasing system ATP-binding protein LolD, encoding MAQVIAIADVHKTYHLGDEAIRALQGVSLTVHRGEFVAIMGASGSGKTTLLHLVGGLDLPDRGEIIVAEQHLSRLSDEARTLFRRRRLGIVFQAFNLLPTLTSLENVMLPRLIDGMPAARAESRARELLKTVRLEHRLRHRPAILSGGEQQRVAIARALMNEPDVILADEPTGNLDPTSSEEIWRLLRDLALQTATTVLMVTHEPAAAAFADRVHVLREGRFTGVIESQGAGDAALVADRYAQLAG
- the spkD gene encoding Serine/threonine-protein kinase D, with amino-acid sequence MPLTFSPGQHIGGFIVEDGIPTGEFSETWRCRNPISGRVGILKGLKCELLNPNVEVLKQLDLVTRGREEVKILTALFDRKLAFIPNVYDVFEVPDGRVFFLSEFIPGRSIQSIIPDQTVPMESRAKIAFLLLSALKRVHSLGIIHRDIAPDNLIARDDFSIALLDFGLAKIKSEVLLRKYSARTLTPISKIKYTPPYCLLGIHSGRSVESNESWDLYAAGVVIYELFSRNLLPGPTVNLSNDEIQSVPCVDTLRALLAHAQPNAKSTAETLLDSLYDELRQANLHQDIEMSAPSDLIEKMKSDMAMMKAELKRGREPISFETVVQYLTRFGVVFEANPSDEFVKISSDSGAGPMTVVIDAQHLKKQTLLFVMPSLRRCRPSPKVRGFINDCNIAVRHGRFLWSEVDEGIRFADGYLLPDGYLAYDDFRRVLAQTFTTGVDSSKEFDKRFEKRSTK
- the surE gene encoding 5'-nucleotidase SurE, with the translated sequence MRILLTNDDGIFAPGIMAMHAQLAASHQVDVVAPENVQSGGSHAITIRSPLTCQRVHVSGKFEGTSVHGTPADCVKLALHALLPQRPDLVVSGINAGLNTGIHVLYSGTVAAAIEGAILGVPAVAVSLKLYRDMDFDRAGAIAKDIIAQIAAKSPLPRQVFNVNIPELRPGWPLGVRIAPQSTQSTLETLERRTDPSGREYFWLSGDFGELDDAIETDLHVVRQGYVCVTPLHLNLTDAPLLEKMRAWKWA